The following coding sequences are from one Culex quinquefasciatus strain JHB chromosome 1, VPISU_Cqui_1.0_pri_paternal, whole genome shotgun sequence window:
- the LOC119770598 gene encoding ras-associated and pleckstrin homology domains-containing protein 1-like, which translates to MGFAAPVPAAKEGFAASVPATKEGQRLRSLVHYPTSSNVSARFGPKSPPTMKRQPKQQPDSGSSGDSLPRFPRPRKDSLLRFPRPRKDLLPQD; encoded by the exons atgg GATTCGCTGCTCCGGTTCCCGCGGCCAAGGAAGGATTCGCTGCCTCGGTTCCCGCGACCAAGGAAGGCCAGCGTTTGCG atCGCTCGTGCACTACCCAACTTCTTCGAACGTCTCGGCCAGATTCGGACCAAAAAGTCCTCCGACAATGAAGCGCCAGCCGAAACAACAACCTGATTCGGGATCTTCCGGTGATTCGCTGCCCCGGTTTCCGCGACCAAGAAAGGATTCGCTGCTCCGGTTCCCGCGGCCAAGGAAGGATTTGCTGCCTCAAGATTGA